In Musa acuminata AAA Group cultivar baxijiao chromosome BXJ3-9, Cavendish_Baxijiao_AAA, whole genome shotgun sequence, a single genomic region encodes these proteins:
- the LOC135648983 gene encoding uncharacterized protein LOC135648983 isoform X2, whose protein sequence is MELIEAVLDSMVLNCSKEVVEQAQAINKSCSIQDGDKTIPADATYQPLGRRPALGRKRAMFRLKPLSGNPVPDFDLNSQLDHIDDPEEYYFAFEQLENADKELKKLRGEVATEAAKNQRATGRRRRPGILGKTVSYKPHVSAIDTIKAFNASKEDSDGRNAISYKVSTRTKSNENLHPDSFDQPYNLYLTETNNGLFVGIEQEDSVADEENDVNNILEKLFSFEALDEGEGTALLTESLQIKSMEVGKTHIPEWYTVQRNDFRTMDNRVMLKKLEVHQLTQTSPNLARGPLAVIADLQRRISLNDPLKDPYMISPSEDSPYSQVPCPTSCQKKKTLPPPDDFNNTDQNGLLARHASVSAKTYDKKSSLVAKLVIPVIEADKTINDKIEIDKKDNHIQLDPSCEHPDHEAEDPAPSCTNHKNRKGLVTAEDHVISQSITNVNEGGADENMQNQVKVLAPDVLVVGPEASRENSIPWTTVLPPSEQSKDEHIITGADTEA, encoded by the exons ATGGAGTTGATCGAAGCTGTTCTTGACTCCATG GTTCTGAATTGCTCCAAGGAGGTCGTGGAGCAGGCACAGGCTATTAACAAGAGTTGTTCGATTCAGGATGGGGACAAGACTATTCCTGCAGATGCCACATATCAGCCTCTTGGAAGAAGGCCAGCGCTGGGCCGGAAACGGgctatgtttcgtttgaaacctctCTCTGG CAACCCTGTCCCAGATTTTGATTTGAATTCTCAACTAGATCATATAGATGATCCGGAGGAGTACTATTTTGCCTTTGAGCAGCTTGAGA ATGCGGACAAAGAGCTAAAGAAACTAAGGGGTGAGGTTGCTACTGAAGCTGCAAAGAATCAGCGAGCCACTGGTCGCAGACGTCGTCCTGGAATTCTGGG GAAGACAGTTAGCTATAAACCTCATGTGTCTGCTATTGATACTATCAAAGCTTTTAATGCATCAAAAGAAGACAGTGACGGAAGGAATGCTATTTCTTACAAGGTTTCAACCAGAACTAAGTCAAATGAAAATCTGCATCCTGATTCATTTGATCAACCTTACAATTTATATTTGACAGAAACAAATAATGGACTATTTGTTGGCATTGAACAAGAAG ATTCTGTAGCTGATGAGGAGAACGATGTAAACAATATTCTAGAGAAGTTGTTTTCATTTGAAGCTTTGGATGAAGGTGAAGGGACAGCACTGCTGACGGAGAGCTTGCAGATTAAGTCAATGGAGGTGGGAAAAACGCATATCCCTGAATGGTATACTGTCCAAAGAAATGACTTTAGGACTATGGACAATAGAGTTATGCTAAAGAAATTGGAAGTACACCAACTTACACAAACTTCACCAAACCTAGCAAGAGGTCCGCTTGCAGTGATTGCAGACTTGCAACGGCGTATTTCACTTAATGATCCCCTGAAAGATCCATACATGATCTCTCCAAGTGAGGATTCACCATATTCTCAAGTTCCTTGTCCAACTAGCTGCCAAAAGAAAAAGACTCTTCCACCTCCTGATGATTTCAATAATACTGATCAGAATGGTTTGCTTGCTAGACATGCTTCTGTTTCAGCAAAGACATATGACAAGAAATCAAGTTTGGTTGCTAAATTGGTGATTCCAGTTATTGAAGCAGATAAAACCATCAATGATAAGATTGAAATAGACAAAAAG GACAATCATATCCAACTTGATCCATCATGTGAACATCCTGATCATGAAGCTGAGGATCCAGCTCCTAGTTGCACCAATCACAAGAACAGAAAAGGATTGGTTACAGCTGAAGACCATGTGATTTCTCAAAGTATTACTAATGTAAATGAAGGTGGTGCTGATGAGAATATGCAAAATCAG GTAAAAGTTCTAGCACCAGATGTTCTGGTCGTTGGTCCAGAGGCATCCAGAG AAAATTCAATTCCCTGGACAACAGTTCTTCCTCCGAGTGAGCAATCTAAAGATGAACACATAATAACAGGAGCGGACACTGAG GCTTGA
- the LOC135648983 gene encoding uncharacterized protein LOC135648983 isoform X1, with translation MELIEAVLDSMVLNCSKEVVEQAQAINKSCSIQDGDKTIPADATYQPLGRRPALGRKRAMFRLKPLSGNPVPDFDLNSQLDHIDDPEEYYFAFEQLENADKELKKLRGEVATEAAKNQRATGRRRRPGILGKTVSYKPHVSAIDTIKAFNASKEDSDGRNAISYKVSTRTKSNENLHPDSFDQPYNLYLTETNNGLFVGIEQEDSVADEENDVNNILEKLFSFEALDEGEGTALLTESLQIKSMEVGKTHIPEWYTVQRNDFRTMDNRVMLKKLEVHQLTQTSPNLARGPLAVIADLQRRISLNDPLKDPYMISPSEDSPYSQVPCPTSCQKKKTLPPPDDFNNTDQNGLLARHASVSAKTYDKKSSLVAKLVIPVIEADKTINDKIEIDKKDNHIQLDPSCEHPDHEAEDPAPSCTNHKNRKGLVTAEDHVISQSITNVNEGGADENMQNQVKVLAPDVLVVGPEASRENSIPWTTVLPPSEQSKDEHIITGADTETRGHNASSATSQNNGKKQKALPSRKNKRKLVSRRQSLADAGMMWKSGVRRSTRIKSRPLQYWRGERFLYGRIHDSLTTVIGLKYTGEDGKDAELKVKSFVSEEYSHLVAQAALH, from the exons ATGGAGTTGATCGAAGCTGTTCTTGACTCCATG GTTCTGAATTGCTCCAAGGAGGTCGTGGAGCAGGCACAGGCTATTAACAAGAGTTGTTCGATTCAGGATGGGGACAAGACTATTCCTGCAGATGCCACATATCAGCCTCTTGGAAGAAGGCCAGCGCTGGGCCGGAAACGGgctatgtttcgtttgaaacctctCTCTGG CAACCCTGTCCCAGATTTTGATTTGAATTCTCAACTAGATCATATAGATGATCCGGAGGAGTACTATTTTGCCTTTGAGCAGCTTGAGA ATGCGGACAAAGAGCTAAAGAAACTAAGGGGTGAGGTTGCTACTGAAGCTGCAAAGAATCAGCGAGCCACTGGTCGCAGACGTCGTCCTGGAATTCTGGG GAAGACAGTTAGCTATAAACCTCATGTGTCTGCTATTGATACTATCAAAGCTTTTAATGCATCAAAAGAAGACAGTGACGGAAGGAATGCTATTTCTTACAAGGTTTCAACCAGAACTAAGTCAAATGAAAATCTGCATCCTGATTCATTTGATCAACCTTACAATTTATATTTGACAGAAACAAATAATGGACTATTTGTTGGCATTGAACAAGAAG ATTCTGTAGCTGATGAGGAGAACGATGTAAACAATATTCTAGAGAAGTTGTTTTCATTTGAAGCTTTGGATGAAGGTGAAGGGACAGCACTGCTGACGGAGAGCTTGCAGATTAAGTCAATGGAGGTGGGAAAAACGCATATCCCTGAATGGTATACTGTCCAAAGAAATGACTTTAGGACTATGGACAATAGAGTTATGCTAAAGAAATTGGAAGTACACCAACTTACACAAACTTCACCAAACCTAGCAAGAGGTCCGCTTGCAGTGATTGCAGACTTGCAACGGCGTATTTCACTTAATGATCCCCTGAAAGATCCATACATGATCTCTCCAAGTGAGGATTCACCATATTCTCAAGTTCCTTGTCCAACTAGCTGCCAAAAGAAAAAGACTCTTCCACCTCCTGATGATTTCAATAATACTGATCAGAATGGTTTGCTTGCTAGACATGCTTCTGTTTCAGCAAAGACATATGACAAGAAATCAAGTTTGGTTGCTAAATTGGTGATTCCAGTTATTGAAGCAGATAAAACCATCAATGATAAGATTGAAATAGACAAAAAG GACAATCATATCCAACTTGATCCATCATGTGAACATCCTGATCATGAAGCTGAGGATCCAGCTCCTAGTTGCACCAATCACAAGAACAGAAAAGGATTGGTTACAGCTGAAGACCATGTGATTTCTCAAAGTATTACTAATGTAAATGAAGGTGGTGCTGATGAGAATATGCAAAATCAG GTAAAAGTTCTAGCACCAGATGTTCTGGTCGTTGGTCCAGAGGCATCCAGAG AAAATTCAATTCCCTGGACAACAGTTCTTCCTCCGAGTGAGCAATCTAAAGATGAACACATAATAACAGGAGCGGACACTGAG ACACGAGGACATAATGCGTCTTCTGCAACATCCCAAAATAATGGAAAGAAACAAAAAGCATTGCCAAGTAGAAAAAACAAGCGAAAACTTGTTTCAAGAAGACAAAGTCTTGCAG ATGCTGGTATGATGTGGAAATCCGGTGTAAGGCGAAGCACAAGAATTAAGTCGAGACCCTTACAATATTGGCGTGGTGAGAGATTTTTATATGGGCGCATACATGATA GCTTGACAACAGTTATTGGGTTGAAGTATACAGGTGAAGATGGTAAAGATGCTGAGCTGAAGGTGAAGTCATTTGTCTCTGAGGAATATTCACATCTTGTTGCCCAAGCAGCACTGCATTGA
- the LOC135648983 gene encoding uncharacterized protein LOC135648983 isoform X3, protein MELIEAVLDSMVLNCSKEVVEQAQAINKSCSIQDGDKTIPADATYQPLGRRPALGRKRAMFRLKPLSGNPVPDFDLNSQLDHIDDPEEYYFAFEQLENADKELKKLRGEVATEAAKNQRATGRRRRPGILGKTVSYKPHVSAIDTIKAFNASKEDSDGRNAISYKVSTRTKSNENLHPDSFDQPYNLYLTETNNGLFVGIEQEDSVADEENDVNNILEKLFSFEALDEGEGTALLTESLQIKSMEDNHIQLDPSCEHPDHEAEDPAPSCTNHKNRKGLVTAEDHVISQSITNVNEGGADENMQNQVKVLAPDVLVVGPEASRENSIPWTTVLPPSEQSKDEHIITGADTETRGHNASSATSQNNGKKQKALPSRKNKRKLVSRRQSLADAGMMWKSGVRRSTRIKSRPLQYWRGERFLYGRIHDSLTTVIGLKYTGEDGKDAELKVKSFVSEEYSHLVAQAALH, encoded by the exons ATGGAGTTGATCGAAGCTGTTCTTGACTCCATG GTTCTGAATTGCTCCAAGGAGGTCGTGGAGCAGGCACAGGCTATTAACAAGAGTTGTTCGATTCAGGATGGGGACAAGACTATTCCTGCAGATGCCACATATCAGCCTCTTGGAAGAAGGCCAGCGCTGGGCCGGAAACGGgctatgtttcgtttgaaacctctCTCTGG CAACCCTGTCCCAGATTTTGATTTGAATTCTCAACTAGATCATATAGATGATCCGGAGGAGTACTATTTTGCCTTTGAGCAGCTTGAGA ATGCGGACAAAGAGCTAAAGAAACTAAGGGGTGAGGTTGCTACTGAAGCTGCAAAGAATCAGCGAGCCACTGGTCGCAGACGTCGTCCTGGAATTCTGGG GAAGACAGTTAGCTATAAACCTCATGTGTCTGCTATTGATACTATCAAAGCTTTTAATGCATCAAAAGAAGACAGTGACGGAAGGAATGCTATTTCTTACAAGGTTTCAACCAGAACTAAGTCAAATGAAAATCTGCATCCTGATTCATTTGATCAACCTTACAATTTATATTTGACAGAAACAAATAATGGACTATTTGTTGGCATTGAACAAGAAG ATTCTGTAGCTGATGAGGAGAACGATGTAAACAATATTCTAGAGAAGTTGTTTTCATTTGAAGCTTTGGATGAAGGTGAAGGGACAGCACTGCTGACGGAGAGCTTGCAGATTAAGTCAATGGAG GACAATCATATCCAACTTGATCCATCATGTGAACATCCTGATCATGAAGCTGAGGATCCAGCTCCTAGTTGCACCAATCACAAGAACAGAAAAGGATTGGTTACAGCTGAAGACCATGTGATTTCTCAAAGTATTACTAATGTAAATGAAGGTGGTGCTGATGAGAATATGCAAAATCAG GTAAAAGTTCTAGCACCAGATGTTCTGGTCGTTGGTCCAGAGGCATCCAGAG AAAATTCAATTCCCTGGACAACAGTTCTTCCTCCGAGTGAGCAATCTAAAGATGAACACATAATAACAGGAGCGGACACTGAG ACACGAGGACATAATGCGTCTTCTGCAACATCCCAAAATAATGGAAAGAAACAAAAAGCATTGCCAAGTAGAAAAAACAAGCGAAAACTTGTTTCAAGAAGACAAAGTCTTGCAG ATGCTGGTATGATGTGGAAATCCGGTGTAAGGCGAAGCACAAGAATTAAGTCGAGACCCTTACAATATTGGCGTGGTGAGAGATTTTTATATGGGCGCATACATGATA GCTTGACAACAGTTATTGGGTTGAAGTATACAGGTGAAGATGGTAAAGATGCTGAGCTGAAGGTGAAGTCATTTGTCTCTGAGGAATATTCACATCTTGTTGCCCAAGCAGCACTGCATTGA
- the LOC103997242 gene encoding myricetin 3-O-glucosyl 1,2-rhamnoside 6'-O-caffeoyltransferase AT2-like: MARGLPQPTAKPPNASPDDHDLPFFTPPRFVETVYDVSLDSINLIKNEYVKETGRKCSTFDAVAAALWQSRTRAIGVELHADVSVGLVADVGHLMGDVLPAEGGYYGNCVYPTGVTASGDMIVHASLVEVVDLIK, from the coding sequence ATGGCCAGAGGTCTGCCGCAGCCGACCGCGAAGCCACCCAATGCCTCTCCGGACGACCATGATCTACCATTCTTCACCCCTCCTCGATTCGTCGAAACGGTGTACGACGTCTCCTTAGACAGCATTAATCTGATCAAAAACGAGTACGTGAAAGAGACGGGTCGAAAGTGTTCGACCTTCGACGCCGTGGCTGCCGCGCTCTGGCAATCCCGAACACGAGCGATCGGTGTTGAGCTCCATGCCGATGTTTCCGTTGGGTTGGTCGCCGACGTCGGACACTTGATGGGCGACGTGCTGCCCGCTGAAGGTGGCTACTACGGCAATTGTGTGTACCCTACGGGAGTGACGGCTTCCGGCGACATGATCGTGCATGCTTCGCTGGTTGAGGTCGTCGACCTTATCAAATAA
- the LOC103996812 gene encoding fe-S cluster assembly factor HCF101, chloroplastic, with amino-acid sequence MQLLQTPPSGLAISTQSPRPRSGANSLKAHRLSSTLRCSSSVRVHRRFVRPPSLPRASSVEASASVESVDAAKKEVLVALSQIIDPDFGTDIVSCGFVKDLFVDEALKEVSFRLELTTPACPIKDMFEQRANEVVGALPWVKKVNVTMSAQPAKPVFAGELPKGLQRISNIVAVSSCKGGVGKSTVAVNLAYTLVGMGARVGIFDADVYGPSLPTMVSPENRLLEMNPETRTILPTEFMGVKLVSFGFAGQGRAIMRGPMVSGVINQLLTTAEWGELDYLVIDMPPGTGDIQLTLCQVAPLTAAVIVTTPQKLAFIDVAKGVRMFSKLKVPCIAVVENMCYFDADSKRYYPFGKGSGSQVVQQFGIPYLFDLPIRPTLSASGDSGTPEVVADPQGEVAKTFQDLGVCVVQQCAKIRQQVSTAVSYDKSIRAIKVKVPDSDEEFLLHPATVRRNDRSAQSVDEWTGEQKLQYGDVAEDIEPEDIRPMGNYAVSITWPDGFNQIAPYDQLETMERLVDVPEPTRAAGISAV; translated from the exons ATGCAGCTTCTTCAAACCCCTCCCAGTGGACTTGCCATCTCAACACAGTCTCCCCGACCCAGAAGCG GTGCGAATTCCTTGAAAGCCCACCGGCTTTCCTCCACGCTCAGGTGTTCCTCCTCGGTTCGCGTCCACCGACGCTTTGTACGGCCTCCTAGCCTCCCAAGAGCTTCTTCCGTTGAAG CCAGCGCGTCAGTGGAATCAGTGGACGCAGCCAAGAAGGAAGTTCTGGTGGCCTTGTCCCAAATTATCGATCCAGATTTCGGCACGGATATTGTATCGTGTGGTTTTGTGAAGGATTTGTTCGTTGATGAAGCTTTGAAAGAG GTTTCATTCCGGTTGGAGCTAACCACGCCCGCATGTCCAATCAAAGACATG TTTGAACAACGGGCAAATGAGGTTGTTGGAGCACTTCCTTGGGTTAAAAAGGTCAACGTGACAATGTCAGCACAACCCGCCAAACCGGTTTTTGCAGGAGAGCTGCCCAAGGGATTACAAAGAATCTCAAACATTGTAGCTGTCTCCAGTTGCAAG GGTGGTGTTGGGAAGTCTACTGTGGCTGTAAACCTTGCTTACACATTAGTTGGAATGGGAGCTAGAGTTGGCATATTTGATGCTGATGTTTATGGTCCGAGTTTACCAACAATGGTTTCACCAGAAAATCGGTTGCTAGAAATG AACCCTGAAACAAGAACTATACTTCCAACTGAGTTCATGGGCGTCAAGTTGGTTTCTTTTGGTTTTGCTGGCCAAGGGCGTGCAATAATGCGTGGTCCAATGGTTTCAGGGGTCATCAATCAACTACTCACTACTGCTGAATG GGGAGAGTTAGACTATCTTGTTATTGATATGCCTCCTGGGACTGGTGATATTCAGCTCACCTTATGTCAG GTTGCTCCATTAACAGCAGCTGTGATTGTTACCACCCCACAGAAGTTAGCATTTATTGATGTTGCAAAAGGAGTTCGTATGTTTTCAAAACTTAAG GTTCCATGCATAGCTGTGGTTGAGAACATGTGCTACTTTGATGCTGACAGCAAACGATATTACCCATTTGGAAAAGGTTCGGGTTCTCAG GTTGTTCAACAGTTTGGGATACCATATCTCTTTGATCTTCCAATTAGGCCAACT ctgTCGGCATCTGGAGATAGTGGAACACCCGAAGTAGTGGCTGACCCTCAAGGTGAAGTAGCCAAGACATTCCAAGATCTCGGTGTATGTGTGGTGCAACAGTGTGCCAAAATTCGCCAACAAG TCTCAACAGCAGTATCGTATGATAAATCTATCAGAGCTATCAAAGTGAAAGTGCCTGATTCCGATGAAGAATTTTTACTTCACCCTGCTACAGTTAGGAGGAATGACCGCTCAGCCCAAAGTGTC GATGAGTGGACTGGAGAGCAAAAATTACAATACGGTGATGTTGCAGAAGATATTGAGCCTGAAGATATTCGACCCATGGGGAACTATGCTGTTTCAATAACATGGCCTGATGGATTCAACCAG ATTGCTCCTTACGATCAATTGGAAACCATGGAACGCCTGGTTGATGTTCCAGAACCGACAAGGGCTGCAGGCATTAGTGCCGTTTGA
- the LOC103996813 gene encoding probable WRKY transcription factor 35 translates to MYDYLWKRMENDHGDLGDIVRAGGRIGPQNMEIEPAVERELPTEAVAFHTRTESPTDSFGHPLVDLRDSLLGRNTGTEFFDGAEAMLAPSKMAMESSSDPGGGGRFILARKVLSGKQEVEISCSIFSSKPSLSSPGEMLQLSGGSTAGPMDHGDDVQIWSPRSSQEIKRRKSQAKKVVCVPAPVAASSRPSSEAVPSDLWAWRKYGQKPIKGSPYPRGYYRCSSSKGCSARKQVERSRTDPNILVITYTSEHNHPWPTQRNALAGTARSHQSKNGPKCSSDQGVLKSPTAPKEDPMERPVKHEVAEMEKAIEPAAEDDEFHQSHTRMLPEEDQPDDFFEDLSELETDPLSLIFSSEGFMESKPDEERANKALDPFSTFDWAGSS, encoded by the exons ATGTACGACTATCTCTGGAAACGGATGGAGAACGACCACGGTGACCTCGGCGACATAGTCCGAGCAGGCGGCCGAATCGGGCCACAGAACATGGAGATCGAGCCGGCCGTCGAGCGGGAGCTTCCTACCGAGGCCGTTGCCTTTCACACCAGAACCGAAAGCCCTACCGACAGCTTCGGCCATCCTTTGGTCGATCTCCGTGACTCTCTACTCGGTCGGAACACAGGTACGGAGTTCTTTGATGGGGCAGAAGCGATGCTGGCGCCGTCCAAGATGGCCATGGAGAGCAGCAGCGACCCTGGAGGAGGTGGGAGGTTTATCTTAGCTCGGAAGGTACTATCAGGCAAGCAGGAGGTCGAGATATCCTGCAGTATCTTCTCGAGCAAGCCTTCCCTGTCCTCACCCGGGGAGATGTTGCAGTTGAGCGGCGGCTCCACAGCCGGCCCCATGGATCACGGCGATGATGTACAGATCTGGTCTCCTCGGAGTAGTCAAGAGATCAAACGCAG AAAAAGCCAGGCAAAGAAGGTGGTGTGTGTTCCAGCGCCGGTGGCTGCCAGCAGCCGGCCGAGCAGCGAGGCTGTTCCATCCGATCTATGGGCTTGGAGGAAGTATGGTCAGAAACCGATCAAGGGTTCTCCTTATCCAAG GGGCTATTACAGATGTAGCAGTTCAAAAGGATGCTCGGCGAGGAAGCAAGTGGAGCGCAGCCGGACTGATCCTAACATATTGGTCATCACCTACACATCCGAGCACAACCACCCGTGGCCTACACAACGCAATGCGCTTGCCGGAACCGCAAGATCGCATCAATCCAAGAATGGCCCCAAGTGCTCCAGCGATCAGGGTGTGCTAAAGTCACCCACAGCTCCGAAGGAGGACCCCATGGAACGTCCGGTGAAGCATGAAGTTGCTGAGATGGAGAAGGCAATCGAACCAGCTGCTGAGGACGACGAATTCCACCAAAGCCACACGCGGATGCTCCCGGAAGAGGACCAGCCGGACGACTTCTTCGAAGATCTGTCGGAGTTGGAGACGGACCCCTTGAGCCTCATCTTCTCCTCCGAGGGATTCATGGAAAGTAAGCCGGATGAAGAGAGGGCGAACAAGGCCTTGGACCCGTTCAGCACGTTTGACTGGGCAGGCAGCTCGTGA